From a single Candidatus Defluviilinea gracilis genomic region:
- a CDS encoding TIGR00730 family Rossman fold protein, whose protein sequence is MQSICVFCGSSDAVHSDYFTAARSLGILLAGRGIRLVYGGGKTGLMGAVADGALSAGGEAVGVIIPSMNNPALAHDGLTRMDVPPDMHARKARMHELAEGYIALPGGFGTFDELFETITWAQTGAHQKPVGLLNVRNYYAPLLAAMDHAVEEGFIFNEHRNSISCDPDPVKLLEAMAKYEHPHDAVKRWMREE, encoded by the coding sequence ATGCAATCAATTTGCGTTTTTTGCGGATCTTCGGATGCGGTTCATTCCGACTATTTTACTGCCGCGCGTTCCCTCGGCATTCTCCTCGCGGGCAGAGGGATTCGGTTGGTCTACGGTGGCGGCAAAACCGGCTTGATGGGCGCGGTAGCCGACGGCGCGCTCTCTGCCGGCGGGGAAGCGGTGGGCGTCATCATCCCATCGATGAACAACCCGGCTCTTGCACATGACGGGTTAACCCGCATGGATGTTCCACCCGATATGCACGCCCGCAAAGCAAGGATGCACGAACTCGCGGAGGGATACATCGCCCTGCCCGGCGGATTCGGCACGTTCGATGAATTGTTCGAGACCATCACCTGGGCGCAGACCGGCGCGCACCAAAAACCTGTGGGATTATTGAACGTGAGGAATTATTATGCGCCCCTGCTCGCCGCCATGGATCATGCGGTGGAGGAAGGCTTCATCTTCAATGAACATCGCAATTCGATCTCATGCGACCCTGACCCCGTAAAATTGTTGGAGGCGATGGCGAAGTATGAACATCCACATGACGCGGTGAAGAGGTGGATGAGGGAGGAGTAG
- a CDS encoding ATP-dependent Clp protease ATP-binding subunit — protein MAGMERFTQRARRVLSLAHQEAEQSRNNNIGTEHLLLGLMDEEGGVAGRVLRELGMTSDRVREVIRRVSSGSVGFDPSRVELAGDTQQVLELAVDEARRLGHHYIGTEHILLGLVRVDGAALEVLRRLGVTPDQIRRQTRRVLNESASSSPTPAGVGPARGAQPNQKTPLIDQLASDLTTKAEEKKLDPVIGRQMEIERVIQILARRTKNNPALIGEPGVGKTAIVEGLAQRIVDGDVPAPLMNKRLLQLDVGSLVAGTMYRGQFEERLKRVIDELKQSGAILFIDEVHMLVGAGAAGSSVDAANILKPALSRGELQVIGATTMDEYRKHIESDAALERRFQPIQVDEPSEEETIQILKGIRSAYEEHHHLVISDEALEAAAHLSTRYVTERFLPDKAIDLIDESSSRVRMYKSPAAKHAKDLFGQLRQARQNRSLAQEEGNNEDIIEWQERETELSEQIERLRTGWDRASSPVVSAEDIAEVVSMWTGVPLMQLAEAESQRLLKMEDELRKGIIGQEDAIVAISRAVRRARAGLKDPKRPIGSFMFLGPTGVGKTELTKTLAKFMFGSEEAAIQLDMSEFMERHTASRLVGAPPGYIGYEEAGQLTEALRRRPYSIVVFDEVEKAHPEVHNMLLQIMEEGHLSDAKGRKVDFRNAIIVMTSNIGADVIKKQSSLGFALKRDEVTEERLSYEDMRKKLNESLKRAFRPEFINRLDATVIFRALNKEDIQQIVTLELDKVAERLKEHDLILTATAEALASLADLGYDTEFGARPLRRVIQQKVEDPLSDKLLSGEFQHGDSILVTMNADGEIILEQQDLPEVVEEPVV, from the coding sequence ATGGCTGGAATGGAGCGATTTACACAGCGAGCAAGACGGGTTTTGAGCCTGGCACACCAAGAGGCTGAGCAATCCCGCAACAATAATATCGGCACAGAGCACTTATTGTTAGGTTTAATGGATGAAGAGGGCGGAGTAGCAGGGCGCGTCCTGCGCGAACTTGGAATGACATCGGACCGCGTGCGCGAGGTGATCCGCCGCGTTTCCTCCGGCTCGGTTGGGTTCGACCCCAGCCGCGTGGAACTCGCGGGCGACACACAGCAAGTGCTCGAACTTGCCGTAGATGAAGCGCGCCGACTCGGTCATCATTACATCGGCACGGAACACATTTTGCTTGGACTAGTCCGCGTGGACGGCGCGGCGTTGGAAGTGTTGCGCCGGCTCGGCGTGACGCCGGATCAGATCCGCCGGCAGACTCGCCGCGTGTTAAACGAGTCCGCTTCTTCCTCCCCGACGCCTGCCGGTGTGGGACCCGCGCGCGGCGCCCAGCCCAATCAGAAAACCCCGCTCATTGACCAATTGGCTTCCGACCTCACCACGAAAGCGGAAGAGAAAAAACTCGATCCTGTCATCGGTCGCCAAATGGAGATCGAGCGCGTGATTCAAATTTTGGCGCGGCGCACGAAGAACAACCCCGCGTTGATCGGCGAACCCGGCGTCGGCAAGACTGCCATTGTTGAAGGACTTGCTCAAAGAATTGTTGACGGCGACGTTCCCGCTCCATTAATGAACAAACGATTACTGCAACTCGATGTCGGCTCGCTGGTGGCTGGCACGATGTATCGCGGTCAATTCGAGGAACGACTCAAGCGCGTCATTGATGAACTCAAACAATCAGGCGCGATCCTTTTTATTGACGAAGTGCACATGCTCGTCGGCGCGGGCGCCGCTGGTTCCTCTGTAGACGCGGCGAACATCCTCAAGCCTGCGTTATCGCGCGGCGAATTGCAAGTCATCGGCGCGACGACGATGGACGAATATCGCAAGCACATCGAATCGGATGCCGCGCTCGAACGCCGCTTCCAACCCATCCAAGTGGACGAACCCTCCGAGGAAGAGACGATCCAAATCCTGAAAGGGATTCGCTCCGCCTACGAGGAACATCATCACCTGGTGATATCCGATGAAGCGCTCGAAGCCGCCGCGCATTTATCCACGCGCTACGTGACCGAACGCTTCCTCCCCGATAAAGCGATAGATTTGATCGACGAATCTTCCTCGCGCGTGCGCATGTACAAGAGTCCCGCCGCGAAACATGCTAAAGACCTATTTGGTCAGTTGAGGCAGGCAAGACAAAACCGCTCCCTCGCGCAAGAAGAAGGCAACAACGAAGACATCATCGAATGGCAGGAGCGCGAGACCGAATTGAGCGAGCAGATCGAACGCCTGCGCACCGGCTGGGATCGCGCGAGCAGTCCCGTCGTTTCGGCGGAAGATATTGCTGAAGTCGTCTCGATGTGGACGGGCGTTCCGCTCATGCAACTTGCCGAAGCAGAATCGCAACGTCTGCTCAAGATGGAAGATGAACTCCGCAAGGGAATCATCGGGCAGGAAGATGCCATCGTGGCGATCTCGCGCGCCGTCCGCCGCGCGCGCGCCGGGCTGAAAGACCCGAAACGCCCAATCGGTTCGTTCATGTTCCTTGGACCCACAGGCGTCGGCAAAACCGAATTAACCAAAACACTCGCCAAGTTCATGTTCGGCAGTGAAGAAGCCGCGATCCAACTCGACATGTCCGAGTTCATGGAGAGGCACACCGCTTCCCGTCTCGTCGGCGCGCCTCCGGGATATATCGGCTACGAAGAAGCCGGTCAACTCACCGAAGCCCTGCGCCGCAGACCGTATTCCATCGTCGTCTTCGATGAAGTCGAGAAGGCGCATCCCGAAGTGCACAACATGTTGTTGCAGATCATGGAAGAGGGTCACCTCTCCGATGCGAAGGGCCGCAAAGTGGACTTCCGCAACGCGATCATCGTGATGACCTCCAACATCGGCGCGGATGTGATCAAGAAACAATCGTCGCTCGGCTTCGCGCTCAAACGCGATGAAGTGACCGAAGAGCGCCTCTCGTATGAAGACATGCGCAAGAAGTTGAACGAATCGCTCAAACGCGCGTTCCGCCCCGAGTTCATCAACCGCTTGGATGCGACCGTGATCTTCCGCGCGCTCAACAAGGAAGACATCCAGCAGATCGTTACGCTTGAATTGGATAAAGTCGCCGAACGCCTCAAAGAACATGACCTCATCCTGACCGCCACAGCCGAAGCCCTCGCCTCCCTCGCGGACCTTGGGTATGATACCGAATTCGGCGCCCGCCCCCTCCGCCGGGTGATCCAGCAGAAGGTGGAAGATCCGCTCTCGGATAAGTTGTTGAGCGGAGAATTCCAACACGGCGATTCGATCCTAGTGACGATGAATGCCGACGGAGAGATCATCCTTGAGCAACAGGACCTTCCCGAAGTTGTGGAAGAGCCGGTGGTGTAA